The following are encoded together in the Oncorhynchus clarkii lewisi isolate Uvic-CL-2024 unplaced genomic scaffold, UVic_Ocla_1.0 unplaced_contig_12773_pilon_pilon, whole genome shotgun sequence genome:
- the LOC139400684 gene encoding protein diaphanous homolog 1-like: ISTVKRLKPRLTAILFRLQFEEQLNNIKPDVVSVTAACEELKKSTTFSQLLQIILLVGNYMNAGSRNAKAFGFSISYLCKLRDTKTTDLKQTLLHFLADVCQEQYPDVLTFPDELVHVEKASRVSAETLQKNLVQMGCALKTLDKDLETFPPPQSDRDMFVEKMTSFVASAREQHEKLEMMHNNMEKQYSDLGNYFVFDPRKISVEEFFGDLNNFKNMFQQAVKENAKRRESEEKIRRAKLAKEKADREKEEKQKRSQQLDLNAEGDETGIMDDLMEALQSGAAFRRKRGPRQAGLGRDTSLGSAPGNQPGQG; encoded by the exons atTTCGACAGTGAAGCGTCTGAAGCCCCGGCTGACGGCCATCTTGTTCCGGCTGCAGTTTGAAGAGCAGCTGAACAACATCAAGCCGGACGTGGTGTCCGTGACGGCGGCCTGCGAGGAACTGAAGAAGAGCACCACCTTCTCCCAGCTGCTGCAGATCATCCTGCTGGTGGGCAACTACATGAACGCTGGTTCCCGCAACGCCAAGGCCTTTGGATTCAGCATCAGCTACCTCTGCAAG CTGCGGGACACCAAGACAACTGACCTGAAGCAGACTCTCCTGCACTTCCTGGCTGACGTGTGTCAGGAGCAGTACCCCGACGTCCTGACGTTCCCAGACGAACTCGTTCACGTAGAGAAGGCTAGCCGAG TGTCGGCTGAGACCCTGCAGAAGAACCTGGTGCAGATGGGCTGTGCGTTGAAGACTCTGGACAAAGATCTGGAGACCTTCCCTCCTCCACAGAGTGATAGGGACATGTTTGTGGAGAAAATGACT AGCTTTGTGGCCAGTGCTAGAGAGCAACATGAGAAGTTGGAAATGATGCATAACAACATGGAGAAGCAGTACTCCGACCTGGGGAATTACTTTGTGTTTGACCCTCGCAAGATTTCTGTCGAAGAGTTCTTCGGTGACCTCAACAACTTCAAGAACATGTTCCAG CAAGCGGTGAAGGAGAATGCGAAGAGGAGGGAGTCAGAGGAGAAGATCAGGAGAGCCAAGCTGGCCAAGGAGAAggctgacagagagaaagaggagaaacagaagagaagCCAACAACTGGACCTCAACGCAG AGGGTGATGAGACTGGTATCATGGACGACCTGATGGAGGCGCTGCAGTCTGGGGCTGCCttcaggaggaagagaggaccaCGACAAGCTG GGCTGGGGCGTGACACCAGTTTGGGCTCTGCTCCAGGGAACCAGCCAGGGCAGGGCa